AGAAGAAAGAAACACGAAAAATGGAAATGGCATCACTAGTATTAACGATACAGTTGTTACAATGAACAATGTCTTGGTCAGCTttctttctcttctgattgcaCCATGATGCTGAGGATGCGTTCCACAGTTAAATTTAGTAGCGATGGACGTGTAAGAAACAACGATGATCAAAAGGCAACACAATAGCAGCGCGAGGTATGATGCTTGCCCTTGAAAAATAGTAGTGATATCTGAGCGGCCCCGGAAACGTTTTGAACAAGTGATAGCTGTAGACAAGGCAGCTGTAAACCAAACACCCGCAACAGCTGCTCCAAACATCTTCTTTTTCAGGAGGCGATGCTTGAATGGACGGAAAGTTGCGTGCATCCTCTCCAAAGAAATAGCAGCAAGGTTTGCTACAGAGGCTGCTGTAAAGAAATGTGCCAAACTTGCAAAACATGTGATGATGTCAAAGCTCCTGAACAGGTTTATCGTCCACAAGTTACAATTGACGCCCAATAACAAACTCTCAGTGATCAAGATGTATGCAACAAACATGTCTGCAACCGCCAGGCTGATCACCAGGTACGTGGTACGCTTGTGAAGGATTCGCTCTTTCAGGAAAATAATGATTGTAAGGGCATTCATGGTCACTATAGCAACAGCTTCGATGTTAAATACTGTCAGCCAGGCGATGCACTCGGATGAAGAAATGGGCTCAAAATTTGGAGGAAGTGTTCTGTTTTGGTGATGAGAATCATTGGCCATCTAcgtgaagaaagaaaacgacGGTTAGAACATTAGGATAGTTTGTGATCGGCTAAGAGAAATGCGGTTGTTAGgtaacgcaatacaaaaaagaggaaagaggTAATTCGGTAAGAAAATCGAAGGTAACAAActaagcattctgattggccaataatcacagataaccaatcaaatgtgagTCCCCTGCACAATTATCAtaacttttcttttatttaatatCAATAAGtagccacaattttttttttcgtacaatttcaaaaaattaaacacTGATAAATTTAAGACCTCTGGGCTCGTGCAGTTTAGTTGGCTTTTAGAAACCTTACAATATTTTTTGTCCCAATTTGCACGAAAACATCGTGATTATTCATATACACGCAATCTCGCTTTAAAGCAATGAACGAATACACTTCGTATTAGTAACATTCCGtgctaaaatgtattttatcatGATTGTTTGATAAAGCAGCTGAAAATGAAGTGACACAGAATAGAACCAATAAAAGCGGCCTCTAAGTGGCGCATTGACATCGAGCACAAAGGCTTGAGTTGATGAGTCTGAATATTGATCCACAAGTGGACGCTATCTTTGAGAAGACAATGTTTCAACCCCATGCACACATTTCTGGGTTGTTTTCCGAGTTAGTTTAGTAAATGTCTTGTAAAAGCGCACACAAAATCGTTGACTTTTGCTTACCTTTTTCCTTGTAGGTTCTTTATAATCTACCCCAAAATACTTCAATACTTCAATGCTGTTCTACGTTAACTGAAAGACCGAAAATAATCTATACCTGTTACACGTTTGTTAAATAGCGGAAATTGAAATGTTTTGACTATGTATAGGTTTCGAGAAACTTGGCTCTTTTCTTCAAACGATATGTGCCAATACTTTGATACATATAGACGACATTTTTTATTTGTCGAGTCCTTTAAATGTTCAAGTCCAAGTTCAAGATCATAAAattccgttctcaggttgaatccttTTTAACTTAGGTTAACTTGGTCATCCTCATTTCACCTAGGTCGAATACGCACTTAGATAGATTGAAGTAACTTTTttgaagcctaaattaagcttagagaaaaattagggtcaggttagaatTAGGTTTGGTTTTTAGACgtagatatcaattgacttaccatacaaaagtaatttatgaaaagaactgtgttgggttgcgCATGTTCGTCGTCGTAGTGTAGtgatgaagacacaggactatagatctggaagGCCGGAGCTCGATCACCGGTAAGTAcacagtacagttctttgttccctaactttgttgtaatgttgacaCTAAATCGATCAGTGTATG
The Montipora capricornis isolate CH-2021 unplaced genomic scaffold, ASM3666992v2 scaffold_302, whole genome shotgun sequence genome window above contains:
- the LOC138035183 gene encoding QRFP-like peptide receptor, whose protein sequence is MANDSHHQNRTLPPNFEPISSSECIAWLTVFNIEAVAIVTMNALTIIIFLKERILHKRTTYLVISLAVADMFVAYILITESLLLGVNCNLWTINLFRSFDIITCFASLAHFFTAASVANLAAISLERMHATFRPFKHRLLKKKMFGAAVAGVWFTAALSTAITCSKRFRGRSDITTIFQGQASYLALLLCCLLIIVVSYTSIATKFNCGTHPQHHGAIRRERKLTKTLFIVTTVSLILVMPFPFFVFLSSVTSSEMFETISHETRKHLVYSLECLFYGNSLINPLLYAFKMPEFKRSLFLLLRCRSRSEPVQGFPLNDI